AGCAATTATCGCAACCCCACCATTGCTTTTAGCTGATGAACCAACTGGTAATCTTGATCCTGATAACTCCTGGCAAATAATGCAGATTTTTCAGAAGTTAAATTCCTTTGGAGCAACAGTAATTGTGACTACTCATGATGAGCAGCTAGTCCGACGATGTGGTCATCGTGTGGTACAAGTCCGTAACGGCAGATTACATCAAATTAGTCAATAGTCCAGTGTAAAGAGTCCAGAGTTAATAGTTTTTCACCATTGACGATTGACAATTGACCATTGACTAACAACTAATCCGATTTTTGACTTTTGCTTTGGTAGGTATTTTAATTGCCATAGGATTTGATGAAAGTGTTTGCATTCGTTCTAATGCTTGCAAGCTATCAAAAGCTGCTTCTCGGATTACTGGTTTTTCCTCATGACAAAGCAGGAGTCTCAAACATTCGCCAATACTTTGTAACTCGGAAGTATTGACCCGATTGTTGGTGATTAATTTGGTGAGGAGACGTATAGCAATTAATCGCTTGAGGGGCTCTTTTTCAGTGAGATTACTTAACAAGTTGTCTAACTGATTTTCATCTCGATTTCCGTAAGAGTTGACTATTTGCCATGTTAGTAAAAATAAAGTCAATAATGTGGCTAAACCTTGCAAAATAACAGCAGCAGCAAGCCAATGACTGTTAGAGTCTAACCAAATCACAACTGCCATGTACGTACTGAAGCAAGCTATACCACCGCTCATTACAGCTAGAGCTAATCGACGGTTAGGACTGTTTAAAAATTTTTTAATTTCAGACCATTGCAACTGCCAACGCCATGCTTGCACGGAATAAACAAACATCATTGTTCCAACACCCGCACTGCTGGCTAACAGCAGTTTCCAGTTCCACAACAGCATTGCAACTACTACAGTCAGGAACCCAAGAACGCCTCCTGGACCTCGAAAACGTTCTAGAGCTAACTTTTTTGTGGCTCCTGACTTGAACTCTGGA
Above is a genomic segment from Fischerella sp. JS2 containing:
- a CDS encoding armadillo-type fold-containing protein — translated: MAQASSSWQQLIDQILDWMLPEFKSGATKKLALERFRGPGGVLGFLTVVVAMLLWNWKLLLASSAGVGTMMFVYSVQAWRWQLQWSEIKKFLNSPNRRLALAVMSGGIACFSTYMAVVIWLDSNSHWLAAAVILQGLATLLTLFLLTWQIVNSYGNRDENQLDNLLSNLTEKEPLKRLIAIRLLTKLITNNRVNTSELQSIGECLRLLLCHEEKPVIREAAFDSLQALERMQTLSSNPMAIKIPTKAKVKNRISC